In one window of Pyramidobacter porci DNA:
- the casB gene encoding type I-E CRISPR-associated protein Cse2/CasB, giving the protein MNEEKKKELPELVKRLPNTCQRTLLKRCAGRSLTDSVKALGAYFALKPDHVTPWQEERHFAVVSLYCLWKDDERGSQFPLEECLRCVKESESLDHHVMTLLDSRWDEHNDLFQAKLYRLVQLVKSRAQGFSPDFARLYQDLLYWDHPDRFIQKRWARVYFNENTDNQTEEEE; this is encoded by the coding sequence GTGAACGAAGAAAAGAAAAAAGAACTGCCCGAACTCGTGAAGAGACTTCCAAACACGTGCCAGCGTACGCTGTTGAAACGTTGCGCGGGACGCTCTCTTACCGACAGCGTCAAGGCGTTGGGTGCGTACTTTGCCCTCAAACCGGATCACGTGACGCCGTGGCAGGAGGAGCGCCATTTTGCCGTCGTTTCCTTGTACTGCCTATGGAAAGACGACGAGCGCGGCAGTCAGTTCCCGCTGGAAGAATGCCTCAGGTGCGTAAAAGAAAGCGAAAGCCTTGACCACCACGTCATGACTTTGCTCGATTCTCGCTGGGACGAGCATAACGATCTCTTTCAGGCAAAACTCTACCGCCTCGTCCAGCTCGTAAAGTCGCGGGCGCAGGGTTTCTCGCCCGATTTTGCGCGGCTTTATCAGGATTTGCTTTATTGGGATCATCCCGACCGTTTCATTCAGAAGCGGTGGGCGCGCGTCTATTTCAATGAAAATACCGACAACCAGACTGAGGAGGAAGAATAA
- the cas7e gene encoding type I-E CRISPR-associated protein Cas7/Cse4/CasC translates to MLYEIHMLKNYPPANLNRDDTGMPKTCYFGGAQRGRISSQCLKRAWRTSSLFGQFLGQMGIRTRKLPELVAEELKKRGTGADIADAIKKAVSGIANKEGKENKDLITSQIVFYAVEDIVAVADAVETLLKKNAMKGNNIKAKEILEQIKDADIRPLTLDIALFGRMVTSPAFADVEAAVQTAHAISTHPVNPESDYFTAVDDLVSQADDLDPAAGGAGMIGEIDYNSCCYYHYIAIDTDVLKQNLVNSPEAQKLMDEVLPAFIQIMAYTDPSGKQNSFASHVLPELLCVEIKEKKIPVSYANAYASPVNFSASGRVIGDSVKALVEEINRIDESYGLEVKHRFWFSPRIKDEQPRKCEIAQNMGELLLKCRQ, encoded by the coding sequence ATGCTGTATGAAATCCACATGCTTAAGAACTACCCGCCTGCGAACCTGAACCGCGACGATACCGGTATGCCCAAGACCTGCTACTTCGGCGGCGCCCAGCGCGGACGCATCTCCAGCCAGTGCCTGAAGCGCGCGTGGCGCACGTCGTCCCTTTTCGGTCAATTTCTTGGTCAGATGGGAATTCGTACCCGCAAGCTGCCCGAGCTGGTCGCGGAAGAACTGAAGAAACGTGGCACTGGCGCAGACATTGCCGATGCCATCAAGAAAGCTGTTTCCGGCATCGCCAACAAAGAAGGCAAAGAAAACAAAGACCTCATCACTTCCCAAATCGTCTTTTACGCCGTCGAAGACATCGTTGCCGTTGCCGACGCTGTAGAGACACTTCTGAAAAAGAATGCCATGAAAGGTAATAACATCAAAGCCAAGGAAATCCTTGAACAAATCAAGGACGCAGACATTCGCCCCTTAACGCTCGATATCGCGCTTTTCGGGCGCATGGTCACGTCGCCAGCCTTTGCCGACGTCGAAGCGGCCGTGCAGACCGCTCACGCGATTTCCACTCACCCTGTCAACCCTGAAAGCGATTACTTCACAGCTGTTGACGATCTTGTTTCGCAAGCTGACGACCTTGATCCCGCTGCCGGGGGCGCAGGCATGATCGGCGAGATCGACTATAACTCCTGTTGCTATTACCACTATATCGCGATCGACACCGATGTGCTGAAGCAGAACCTTGTCAACTCGCCGGAAGCGCAAAAATTAATGGATGAAGTTCTGCCGGCTTTTATCCAAATCATGGCCTATACCGACCCGTCAGGCAAACAGAACAGCTTCGCCAGCCATGTGCTGCCCGAATTGCTCTGCGTCGAGATCAAGGAGAAAAAGATCCCCGTTTCCTACGCCAACGCCTACGCGTCCCCTGTGAACTTTTCCGCCTCCGGCAGGGTTATTGGAGACAGCGTCAAAGCGTTAGTCGAGGAAATTAACAGAATCGACGAAAGTTATGGTCTTGAAGTAAAACACCGTTTCTGGTTCTCGCCGCGAATCAAAGACGAGCAGCCCCGAAAATGCGAAATCGCTCAGAACATGGGGGAATTACTGCTCAAATGCCGTCAATAA
- the cas5e gene encoding type I-E CRISPR-associated protein Cas5/CasD produces MKLLFLRLEGVMQSWGEHSKWDERDSALMPTKSGVVGLLACALGYPRGDMRINELSHKLNMAARADRAGNIMIDFHTVQGMPMLNSEGKKRSGNTITSHRQYLQDASFLVVLSGAEDILENCAAALESPVCPPFLGRKSCPPSLPMIADLNDRYASVEEALEQYPRADRSHGRLMTQREDPAGMAVRMDCLVSSAERRFARRNIIIGNVNPPEVNNS; encoded by the coding sequence ATGAAACTGCTTTTTCTGCGCCTTGAAGGCGTCATGCAAAGCTGGGGCGAACATTCAAAATGGGATGAACGCGACAGCGCCCTGATGCCCACAAAGTCCGGCGTCGTTGGACTGCTGGCCTGCGCGCTTGGTTATCCGCGCGGTGATATGCGCATCAATGAACTCTCGCATAAGTTGAATATGGCAGCGCGCGCCGATCGTGCCGGCAACATCATGATAGATTTTCATACTGTTCAAGGTATGCCCATGCTTAATTCGGAGGGGAAGAAACGTTCAGGAAACACGATCACTTCCCACCGGCAGTACTTACAGGACGCTTCATTCCTTGTCGTTCTGTCCGGTGCGGAGGACATTCTTGAAAACTGCGCCGCAGCGTTGGAATCGCCCGTCTGCCCTCCTTTTCTGGGGCGCAAAAGCTGCCCGCCGTCGCTGCCCATGATTGCTGACCTGAACGACCGCTACGCCAGCGTTGAAGAGGCTCTCGAACAGTATCCGCGCGCTGACCGCAGCCACGGGCGGCTGATGACTCAGCGGGAAGATCCTGCTGGAATGGCGGTGCGCATGGACTGTCTGGTCAGCTCTGCCGAACGCCGTTTTGCCCGCCGCAATATTATTATCGGCAACGTGAATCCGCCGGAGGTGAACAATTCATGA
- the cas6e gene encoding type I-E CRISPR-associated protein Cas6/Cse3/CasE gives MILTKISLELRHPSVRQCLRNCQDMHRNLMSAFGGMARAENSLLYRLVPRKDSVDLYLSSEKCPHAEALGKNGFTVVAQRSLDPLKKIFVAGSRWRFDLVAMPGKKENSERKNSRRVFLRTPEERAAWLTRKGEQNGFRVLGVQEWGESNVWGSRGDSPLSFVSVHFSGVLEVTDSGRFWSGYCHGIGAERAYGMGMLLITRP, from the coding sequence ATGATCCTGACAAAAATCAGCTTGGAGCTTCGGCACCCTTCCGTTCGCCAGTGCCTGCGCAACTGTCAGGACATGCACCGCAACCTGATGAGCGCCTTTGGCGGTATGGCGCGAGCGGAAAACTCGCTGCTGTACCGCCTCGTGCCGCGGAAAGACAGCGTCGATCTCTACCTCTCCAGCGAAAAATGTCCCCATGCGGAGGCGCTTGGCAAAAACGGCTTTACAGTTGTCGCGCAGCGCTCGCTCGATCCGCTGAAAAAAATCTTTGTCGCCGGCAGTCGCTGGCGCTTCGACCTTGTCGCCATGCCGGGCAAAAAAGAGAACTCCGAGCGGAAGAACAGCCGCCGCGTTTTCTTGCGTACGCCTGAAGAACGCGCGGCATGGCTGACGCGCAAGGGAGAACAGAACGGATTTCGCGTGCTGGGCGTTCAGGAGTGGGGCGAAAGCAACGTATGGGGATCGCGCGGAGACAGCCCGTTGAGTTTTGTCTCCGTCCACTTTTCGGGTGTACTTGAGGTGACCGACAGCGGTCGTTTCTGGAGCGGCTACTGCCATGGCATAGGGGCAGAACGCGCTTATGGCATGGGAATGCTTCTGATCACCCGCCCCTAA
- the cas1e gene encoding type I-E CRISPR-associated endonuclease Cas1e: MPKDLHILPKLRDSLTFIYVEHAIIEQDNLSIVRITKEGRTPIPIAAMTVLLIGPGVSITHAAVKAICDNGCMAIWCGERAARFYAAGMGETRSAKNLLHQAALCMDPQRHMDVVRRMYIRRFSKIEYKDMTLQQLRGMEGIRMREAYRLASKTSGIPWKRRDYKQTDWDDADPINKALSMANAILYGLCQAAIVSLGYSPGLGFIHTGKMLSFVYDIADLYKAETTIPAAFAAVKSMSGTLPLDRQVRIACRSYFSTAQVLKRLPIDIDWIFQVECPSEETIAANIGDLWNGSEDEIVVGGKNYAGILQ, from the coding sequence ATGCCCAAAGACCTGCATATTCTCCCCAAACTGCGCGACAGTCTGACGTTTATCTACGTCGAACACGCTATTATCGAACAGGACAATCTTTCCATCGTCCGCATTACCAAAGAAGGACGCACTCCCATACCAATCGCCGCCATGACCGTTCTCCTGATCGGCCCGGGAGTGTCGATCACGCATGCTGCCGTAAAGGCCATTTGTGATAACGGCTGCATGGCTATCTGGTGCGGAGAGCGCGCCGCGCGCTTTTATGCCGCCGGCATGGGCGAGACGCGCAGCGCCAAGAACCTGCTGCACCAAGCGGCTCTCTGTATGGATCCTCAAAGGCACATGGACGTCGTGAGACGCATGTATATCCGACGTTTCTCTAAAATCGAGTATAAAGACATGACGTTGCAGCAGCTTCGCGGCATGGAAGGCATACGCATGCGCGAAGCCTATCGCCTTGCTTCCAAAACGTCAGGAATACCGTGGAAAAGGAGAGACTACAAACAGACCGACTGGGACGACGCCGACCCTATCAACAAAGCCCTTTCCATGGCAAACGCGATTCTCTACGGCCTTTGCCAGGCCGCTATCGTCTCGCTGGGCTATTCTCCGGGACTCGGCTTCATCCACACCGGTAAAATGCTCTCGTTTGTCTACGATATCGCCGATCTTTACAAAGCCGAAACGACCATCCCTGCCGCTTTTGCCGCTGTCAAAAGCATGAGCGGTACGCTCCCGCTCGACAGACAGGTTCGCATTGCCTGCCGCAGTTATTTCAGCACAGCTCAAGTCCTCAAGCGTCTTCCCATCGATATCGACTGGATATTTCAGGTCGAATGTCCTTCCGAAGAAACCATCGCCGCCAATATCGGCGACCTCTGGAATGGTTCGGAAGATGAAATTGTCGTCGGCGGCAAAAATTATGCGGGGATTTTACAATGA
- the cas2e gene encoding type I-E CRISPR-associated endoribonuclease Cas2e, translated as MTLITMENVPESLRGECTRFLLEVKAGVFLGTVSAAVRNLLWEKVKENARSGAAILAYSYPNEQGFVLEMHGDPRRKVVDIDGLSLIQTRQ; from the coding sequence ATGACTCTCATTACGATGGAAAACGTTCCTGAAAGTCTGCGCGGGGAATGCACCCGTTTTCTACTTGAAGTCAAAGCCGGCGTTTTTCTTGGAACCGTCAGCGCCGCCGTACGTAATCTTCTTTGGGAAAAAGTGAAAGAAAACGCTAGAAGCGGCGCTGCTATTCTCGCTTATTCCTATCCTAATGAGCAGGGGTTCGTTCTGGAAATGCATGGCGATCCCAGACGTAAAGTTGTAGACATAGACGGTCTTAGTTTGATACAAACTCGACAATAA